From the genome of Variovorax sp. RA8, one region includes:
- a CDS encoding RNA polymerase sigma factor FliA encodes MYTAQGTIEKSHLLKQHQPMVRRMALQMLAKLPASVELDDLIQAGMIGLLDASTRYQDNRGAQFETFASQRIRGAMLDELRANDWGSRGLRQSARKVEGAIQALEHRLGRAPTEGEIAKELKMTLEAYQGLLQEIQGCQLLYVEDFSQDGEGDSPFLDRHASEARGERGGASDDPLAQLMESGFRHQLVAAIAELPERDRLLLNLYYEEELNLREIGAILEVSQSRVCQLHSQAISRLRAKLKDLL; translated from the coding sequence GTGTACACCGCACAGGGAACCATTGAAAAGTCCCATCTGCTCAAGCAGCACCAGCCCATGGTGCGGCGCATGGCGCTGCAGATGCTGGCCAAGCTGCCTGCCAGCGTGGAGCTCGACGACCTCATCCAGGCCGGCATGATCGGCCTGCTCGATGCGTCGACGCGCTACCAGGACAACCGTGGCGCGCAGTTCGAGACCTTTGCCAGCCAGCGCATCCGCGGCGCCATGCTCGACGAGCTGCGCGCCAACGACTGGGGCTCGCGCGGCCTGCGCCAGTCGGCGCGCAAGGTCGAAGGCGCGATCCAGGCGCTGGAGCACCGGCTGGGCCGGGCGCCCACCGAGGGCGAGATCGCCAAGGAGCTGAAGATGACGCTGGAGGCCTACCAGGGCCTGCTGCAGGAGATCCAGGGCTGCCAGTTGCTCTACGTCGAGGACTTCTCGCAGGACGGCGAGGGCGACAGTCCGTTCCTCGACCGTCATGCGAGCGAGGCGCGCGGCGAGCGTGGCGGCGCCAGCGACGACCCGCTGGCCCAGCTGATGGAGAGCGGCTTCCGGCACCAGCTGGTGGCCGCCATCGCCGAGCTCCCCGAGCGCGACCGGCTGCTGCTCAACCTCTACTACGAGGAGGAGCTCAATCTGCGCGAGATCGGCGCCATCCTCGAGGTCAGCCAGTCGCGCGTGTGCCAGCTGCACAGCCAGGCCATCAGCCGGCTGCGGGCGAAGCTCAAGGACCTGCTGTAA
- a CDS encoding MinD/ParA family ATP-binding protein produces MSRLVLDQADGLRRLLAQTRTRVFAFASMGRGLGVTTVAMNLAAALAYQGREVLLLDEHGTRAGTVSAAWSVDPLGTLADVASRRLTLEGAAARAPCGVYVLPAVPRTPAGSPDPRTLWDGDVILVDAALDGEGRLSALAQAADELVLVMQPHAASITATYAGIKRLHYAHALRQLRFLVNGVAEPGAAQQVMHNLAQAGSRYLAVSLQPAGFVRAETHAGDAGRLGRTVVEAYPASPAAADFRRIADEMGQWPWRPGASLAPQPAPGTQGTNTAEAC; encoded by the coding sequence GTGAGCAGATTGGTACTCGATCAGGCCGACGGGCTGCGCCGCCTGCTGGCGCAGACCCGCACCCGTGTGTTCGCCTTCGCCAGCATGGGGCGCGGGCTCGGCGTCACTACCGTGGCGATGAACCTGGCCGCGGCCCTGGCATACCAGGGCAGGGAGGTGCTGCTGCTGGACGAGCATGGCACGCGGGCGGGCACCGTCTCGGCCGCCTGGTCGGTCGATCCTCTTGGAACGCTGGCCGATGTGGCCAGCCGCCGCCTCACCCTGGAGGGTGCAGCCGCGCGCGCGCCCTGCGGCGTCTACGTATTGCCGGCGGTGCCGCGAACGCCGGCCGGCAGCCCCGACCCGCGCACGCTGTGGGACGGCGACGTGATCCTGGTCGACGCCGCACTCGACGGTGAAGGCCGTCTCTCCGCCCTGGCGCAGGCGGCCGATGAGCTGGTGCTGGTGATGCAGCCGCACGCGGCCTCCATCACCGCCACCTACGCGGGCATCAAGCGGCTGCACTACGCGCATGCGCTGCGCCAACTGCGCTTCCTGGTCAACGGCGTGGCCGAGCCCGGGGCAGCGCAGCAGGTGATGCACAACCTGGCCCAAGCCGGCAGCCGCTACCTCGCGGTCTCGCTTCAGCCGGCCGGGTTCGTGCGTGCCGAGACGCACGCGGGCGACGCCGGGCGGCTGGGTCGCACCGTGGTCGAGGCCTATCCCGCCAGCCCGGCGGCGGCGGATTTCCGTCGCATCGCCGACGAGATGGGCCAGTGGCCCTGGCGCCCGGGCGCAAGCCTCGCGCCGCAACCCGCGCCCGGGACGCAGGGCACGAACACCGCCGAGGCCTGCTGA
- a CDS encoding DUF3182 family protein, whose translation MDTPIFSALPGGGQTLAGEGAELAELGLEGTVVALTADHHAYASEHERATRAQLAWRLARLKKSRFEGEYDNARIYPAPVYFVPSDTLVGDALPSALGIASHHALFGGVVPHPFVLTKALVHPLIDPAAAAPPGWSHGFAGQVAHAVLQGFSVFAREDASRAGMRLLEQGAVRVKPVRATGGRGQQVVRDPQALEACIAALDAAEIAEHGLVLEENLEQPVTYSVGQVHVGRAIASYYGWQRMTTDNQGHKVYGGSDLTVARGDFDALLELSFPEEIRLAVEQARSLHSTVLAAFPGFFASRINYDVAQGESSAGRWCSGVLEQSWRVGGASGAEIAALEVFEEQPERRAVNASCFEIYGEGVVPPPNACVYFSGVDASVGPITKYTVVEP comes from the coding sequence ATGGACACACCCATCTTCAGCGCGCTGCCCGGCGGAGGCCAGACACTCGCCGGTGAAGGGGCCGAACTCGCCGAGCTCGGCCTCGAAGGAACCGTGGTCGCGCTGACGGCGGACCACCATGCGTACGCCAGCGAGCACGAGCGCGCGACCCGCGCCCAGCTCGCCTGGCGGCTGGCCCGGCTCAAGAAGTCGCGCTTCGAGGGCGAGTACGACAACGCGCGCATCTATCCCGCGCCGGTGTACTTCGTGCCCAGCGACACGCTGGTCGGCGACGCGCTGCCCAGTGCGCTCGGCATCGCGAGCCATCACGCCCTGTTCGGAGGCGTGGTGCCCCATCCCTTCGTGCTCACCAAGGCGTTGGTGCACCCGCTGATCGATCCGGCCGCCGCGGCGCCGCCCGGATGGAGCCACGGCTTCGCCGGCCAGGTCGCGCATGCGGTGCTGCAGGGCTTCTCGGTTTTTGCCCGCGAGGATGCGAGCCGCGCCGGCATGCGGCTGCTGGAACAGGGCGCCGTGCGCGTCAAGCCCGTGCGCGCGACCGGCGGCCGTGGGCAGCAGGTGGTGCGCGACCCGCAGGCGCTGGAGGCGTGCATCGCAGCCCTGGATGCAGCGGAAATCGCCGAGCACGGGCTGGTGCTGGAAGAGAACCTCGAGCAACCCGTGACCTACAGCGTCGGCCAGGTGCACGTGGGCCGGGCCATTGCCAGCTACTACGGCTGGCAACGCATGACGACGGACAACCAGGGCCACAAGGTCTACGGCGGCTCGGACCTCACGGTGGCACGGGGCGACTTCGATGCGCTGCTGGAGCTGAGCTTTCCCGAGGAGATCCGCCTCGCCGTGGAGCAGGCGCGCAGCCTGCACAGCACGGTCCTCGCGGCGTTCCCGGGCTTCTTCGCCTCGCGCATCAACTACGACGTGGCGCAGGGCGAGAGCAGCGCAGGGCGCTGGTGCTCCGGCGTGCTGGAGCAGTCCTGGCGCGTGGGTGGTGCGAGCGGCGCGGAAATCGCGGCGCTCGAGGTTTTCGAGGAGCAGCCGGAGCGCCGTGCGGTCAACGCCTCCTGCTTCGAGATCTACGGCGAAGGCGTCGTGCCGCCGCCCAATGCGTGCGTGTACTTCAGCGGCGTGGATGCCAGTGTCGGCCCGATCACGAAGTACACCGTGGTCGAACCCTGA